In the Helianthus annuus cultivar XRQ/B chromosome 11, HanXRQr2.0-SUNRISE, whole genome shotgun sequence genome, one interval contains:
- the LOC110889421 gene encoding T-complex protein 1 subunit zeta 2, which produces MSVRVLNPNAEVLNKSAALHMNINAAKGLQDVLKSNLGPKGTIKMLIGGAGDIKLTKDGNTLLKEMQIQNPTAIMIARTAVAQDDTSGDGTTSTVIFIGELMKQAERCIDEGMHPRVVVDGFDIAKKAILEFLEKFKTPVVMGDGPDREVLKMVARTTLRTKLYDALADQLTDIVVNAVLCVRKPEEAIDLFMVEIMHMRHKFDVDTRLVEGLVLDHGSRHPDMKRRAENCHILTCNVSLEYEKSEINAGFFYSNAEQREAMVAAERRSVDERVKKIIALKEKVCKGTEDNFVVINQKGIDPPSLDLLARAGIVALRRAKRRNMERLILACGGEAVNSVDDLTPDCLGWAGLVYEHVLGEEKYTFVENVKHPNSCTILIKGPNDHTIAQIKDAIRDGLRAVKNTIEDEAVVRGAGAFEVAARQHLVNNVKKTVKGRAQVGVQAFADALLIVPKTLAENSGLDTQDVIISLTNEHDNGNVVGLNQHTGDAIDPEMEGIFDNYAVKRQIINSGPVIASQLLLVDEVIRAGRNMRKPS; this is translated from the exons ATGTCTGTACGGGTTCTGAACCCTAATGCCGAAGTGCTTAACAAATCGGCTGCACTTCACATGAATATCAATGCCGCCAAGGGCTTACAAGACGTTCTCAAAAGCAACCTTGGCCCTAAAGGCACCATTAAGat GCTTATTGGAGGAGCTGGAGATATTAAATTAACCAAAGATGGCAACACATTACTGAAAGAAATG CAAATTCAAAATCCTACTGCCATTATGATCGCAAGGACAGCTGTGGCGCAGGATGATACTAGTGGTGACGGAACAACTTCTACGGTCATTTTTATTGGCGAGCTCATGAAACAGGCTGAGCGTTGTATTGATGAAG GGATGCATCCACGGGTTGTGGTTGACGGTTTCGACATTGCCAAGAAGGCTATACTGGAATTTCTCGAAAAGTTTAAGACTCCTGTCGTGATGGGTGATGGTCCCGATAGAGAGGTGCTAAAGATGGTCGCAAGAACGACACTAAGAACTAAG TTGTATGACGCTTTAGCAGATCAATTGACCGACATAGTCGTGAATGCG GTGCTTTGTGTCCGCAAGCCTGAAGAAGCTATTGATCTTTTCATGGTTGAGATCATGCACATGCGCCACAAGTTTGATGTAGACACTCGTTTG GTTGAGGGTCTTGTTCTTGATCACGGGTCCCGACACCCCGACATGAAGAGGCGTGCAGAGAACTGCCACATTTTGACCTGTAACGTATCTTTGGAGTATGAAAAAAG TGAAATAAATGCTGGATTTTTCTACTCAAATGCTGAGCAGAGAGAAGCAATGGTTGCTGCAGAGAGACGTTCTGTTGATGAGAGAGTGAAAAAAATCATTGCCCTGAAAGAAAAG GTGTGTAAGGGTACTGAAGACAACTTTGTGGTTATCAATCAGAAAGGGATCGATCCTCCATCGTTGGATCTTCTTGCTAGGGCAGGG ATAGTTGCTCTTCGAAGAGCCAAAAGGAGAAATATGGAACGATTGATTTTGGCATGTGGTGGGGAAGCGGTGAACTCGGTGGACGACCTAACACCCGATTGTCTTGGATGGGCGGGGCTGGTGTACGAGCACGTTCTCGGTGAAGAAAAGTATACGTTTGTTGAAAACGTAAAGCATCCAAACTCGTGTACGATTTTAATTAAAG GACCAAATGACCACACGATTGCGCAAATCAAGGATGCTATTAGAGATGGCTTGCGAGCAGTAAAAAATACCATTGAAGACGAGGCCGTTGTTaga GGTGCAGGTGCTTTTGAGGTTGCAGCTAGACAACATTTGGTTAATAATGTGAAAAAAACTGTTAAAGGC CGTGCTCAAGTTGGTGTTCAAGCTTTTGCGGATGCGCTCCTTATTGTGCCAAAGACACTGGCTGAAAATTCTGGACTCGACACTCAAGACGTTATaatttctttgact AATGAGCATGACAACGGGAACGTTGTTGGACTAAATCAACACACGGGGGATGCTATCGACCCGGAGATGGAGGGAATCTTTGATAATTACGCAGTCAAGCGCCAGATCATCAACTCAGG GCCTGTAATCGCATCACAGCTGCTACTTGTGGATGAAGTGATTCGTGCTGGCCGGAACATGAGAAAGCCTAGTTAG
- the LOC118483867 gene encoding uncharacterized protein LOC118483867: protein MLCCEITETCVIPSTFSLRFLFRTHLGMAMSEHHQFHNYLQQSKPFRDVLNNMDAQIAAPVSYINANHPPYIPQFHVVGFAPGTDVSDGGFELKRNYDLELRNKRPKEQEFFENNNVNSQISSIDFLQQ, encoded by the exons ATGCTCTGTTGTGAAATTACAGAAACCTGCGTAATCCCTTCAACCTTCTCTCTTCGCTTCTTGTTTCGCACTCATCTAGGCATGGCTATGTCTGAACATCACCAATTCCACAACTACCTTCAGCAATCTAAACCCTTCag AGATGTACTCAACAACATGGACGCTCAAATTGCAGCGCCGGTTAGCTATATCAACGCCAATCATCCTCCCTACATTCCTCAAT TTCATGTGGTAGGATTTGCACCTGGTACGGATGTTAGCGATGGCGGATTTGAATTGAAGAGGAATTATGATTTGGAATTGAGAAACAAGAGGCCGAAAGAGCAGGAGTTTTTTGAGAATAATAATGTAAATTCTCAGATATCATCTATTGATTTCTTGCAGCAATGA